In Pseudomonas saponiphila, the genomic stretch GGCGACACCCCGGCCCGAGACGACGTGCAGGGCATGAACGACCTGCTGGACCTGGTGCTGCAGCGCATCGACCAGCCCACGGCGCTGGTGGCCCAGTCCATGGGCGGCATCATCGCGGTGCAGGCTGCCCTGGCGCGGCCGGAGCTGATCACCCATCTGGTGTTGAGCGTCACCTCCGGTGGCGTCGACATGGGCGAGTTGGGCGCCAGCGACTGGCGCAACGACTACACCGCCGCCTACCCGCAACTGCCCCGCTGGTTCGTCGATGACCACAGCGACCTCGGCCCGCGCCTGGGGGAACTGGGCATGCCGGTCTTGCTCCTGTGGGGCGACTGCGACCCCATCAGCCCGGTGGCGGTGGGCCAGCGTCTGGCCGCCCTGCTGCCCAACGCCTGCCTGCGCATCGTGCCAGGGGCCGAACATGACCTGGGCCTGAGCCACGCGACCGAGGTCGCGCCGTGGCTCGATCAGCACCTGAACGGCGAGTCGATCGGCGACGCCTAGCCACAGCCGGCACCACTCGTCTTGCGCCGCTGTTTTTTTGCCAGGGGCCATTTGACTAACGGTATCGAGGATCTAGATTCCACTCGCGACTGCATGCCAATGCACCGCGCTCGATGCCCGTTGGTCCAGGCCCCGGGCGTCGCTGCTCGGCAGCCGCGCCATGGAAAACCGATGCAGGCCTGCCTGGGCATTCCAGGCGTCTAACGCGACAGCAGGGAGCTGGACATGAACGACAACATAGTCGACATCCTCATCACCATCGATGTGGACACCATCCTCGAAAGTGCCGAAAAGGGACTCTTCAGGCTCAGCCAGAACGCTTCCACCCCTTCCCAGCTTTACAACATCTACGACGGCGACGACCGACTCTCGGACCAGGTGATCTACATGGTGGTGCGGCGCAGCAACGCCGATGGCGCCGATGGCGGATCCGAGCTGGCGGTCAACCTGCGTCAGGGCGATCAGTTGCGCTGGCGCGCCACCAGCCTGTCCAAGGGCCTGTACTACTCGGTGATCCTGTACCAGTACACCCAGACCCACCCGCCGCTGAGCGAGGACCCCAACCCCTACCTGACCAACGTGGTGCCGACGGTGCTGCCGAGCACGCCGCTGCCGATCATCAACCCGGACAACCCCGCCGGTCAGCCGACCGCGCAGAGCGTCAGGACCTTCTACTGGCAGGCCGACGCCACCCGCGTCTGCACCCGGGTCACCTACACCTGGTCCTTCATGATTGTCGACCGTGACAACAAGGTGCTGGGCTACTGCTCCTGGGACCCGTACTTCTCGATCCGCTAAATCCGCTGCGAGGCGCCCTCTCCCTGCCCGGCCAGGGAGAGGATGCGCGCGCCCTCTTGCCTTGCCCCCGGCGCTGCCACTATTTTTGTCGATCCCGCCCCAGCAGCGCTTCGGTCGATCCCGCGACAGCCGATGCAGTGGGCCCCACCCCCATGCCCTGTCGGAGAGTTTATGGACCTCGCCACCCTGAGCCTGTTCATCCCCGCCTGCTTTGCCCTGAACATGGCCCCTGGCCCGAACAACCTGCTGTCGGTGAGCAACGCCACCCGCTACGGCTATCGCCACTCCTGCCTGGCGGGGGCCGGCCGGCTGCTGGCGTTCGCCGCCATGATCGCCCTGGCCGCCGCCGGTTTGGCGGTGGTGCTGCAGACTTCGGAACTGTTGTTCCATGCCATCAAGATCCTCGGCGCGGGCTATCTGCTGTACCTGGCCTGGCAACTGTGGCGGGCCGCCCCTGGCACTGAAGCGAGCGAGGACAGGGCCCGTGCCGGCCTGTGGGCCCTGGCGCGCCAGGAGTTCCTGGTGGCGGCGGGCAACCCCAAGGCGATCCTGATCTTCACCGCCTTCCTGCCGCAGTTCGTCGATCCGGCGCAGCCCATGGGCCCGCAGTTCCTGGTCTTGGGCGCGCTGTTCCTGGGGCTGGAGTGGATCGCCATCTGCGCCTACGCCTACATGGGCCTGCACATGCGCCGCTGGCTCGCCGAACCGCGCGGCAAGCGCCTGTTCAATCGCGGCTGCGCACTGCTGTTGTCGGGGGCGGCGTCGGTGCTGCTGATGGCGCGGCGGGGCTAGGCCTTGCAGCCTAGCCAAGCACCTCCAGCTTCTATCCGGCCATCTGATGCCGCAGGTAATGCTATTTCCCTGCGGACCTTGCTGTAGGCAGCGACAAACTTCGAACAGAATCCAGCACCAGATAGAACCAACTCTCTTATATGAAGTTTTGCGATAACTTAAAGAGTCACCACAACTAACAAAAACCAAAAAGAAAAATCATTAACGCACACACCGCCCGCACAATAAAAAAACCTCAAATAATTAAAATAGCAAGCTAACAATCATTCAAGCCCACGCCTTTTAACCAAGTGCATTCCGCAGACACATCAACAACTTACACTCCAAAAAAACCTCAATATTCCTCAGCTCTAAATCACCCCTCTTTCATTTGACAAACACCACCCCAGCGCTAGTCTAAAACTCTATAAAACGCTTCAACCAAGCCCATGAATACATACGCCTAACCAAAACCTGTTAATACTTTTCAACTATCAAAAAAAATATAGACACAAAAACCAGGCACCCACCAACAAGCCCAAACACTACACAGCAACACGCCAAACAATAGAAGCCTGTCGCAAAGGAGATTCATATCATGAACGATGAGACCATTCGCTCAGCAATCGCCCTCGCCAACAAAATCATCAGCAACCCGACCTTGATAGAGCGAGTCAAAGAAAATCCTCAGACCGAATTACCAAAACTGGCCCAAGAAGTCGTTACGGAGATGTCTTCCCCACTCAAAACCGATCGCTGGATTTATCGCATTGTCGTCTTGTCGCTGGGCTGCACCGTGCTGATCGTAGTTGCCGGCGCTGTTCTCCTTTCCATCATCCATGGAACACAAATAAGTCCACCAGAAATAATGACCGCCCTTGGCTCTGCAGCTGTCGGGGCACTGGCGGGCCTGCTTGCTCCCAGCCCGACGTCACGCTGAGCTTCAACCTCTTCCGAGTTGAAACCCTTACAGCACTTTGGAATCAAGCCCTCCACAGGTCACGCAGGATAGCTCATCACTATGAGCAAGGAGCCACTATGAAACCTCGCCCGCTAGTCTGGATTCTTTTTGTATGGTTTTTCCAACTCGGCGGATGCGCCTATCACTCACAGGCCATCACTGACTTTTCTACTGCAACGCTGTCCTACAGCGACACCGCAAAAAAGCTTGTTACAGATGCTTCGAACCAGTGTAGAACCTCTCACACTTTGGAATACCTAGGGCAACTTGACCCCAAAAACGCTCCCGGCTACAGCCCCGGCAGCTTGAACTCCGAAGTCGAAAGTATTTGCCAAGGAACAGATATAAGGGACTCAACGCTCAACGCGCTTGCCGACACTCTCACTGGCTATGCAGCGGCCTTGGGTAAGATGTCGAAGTTGCAGTCAGGCACCTTTGATGGCTCCCTGGTCAAACTGACAGATGCTGCAGCAAAGCTTAATGAAAACAAACCAAGCGCTGAGGTCAAAGCCGGAGCACTGCTGGCGGAGTCATCAATAGCATTCATATTGCAGGCAAAGACCAAGCAGCAACTCAAAAACATGTTGTATGAGAATCATGCACGAATCAGCCTTATCAGCAGCCGTTTGGAACAGTATGCAAATTATGTTTACTCCACGGACATGTACGCCGCCCACGGAATATACACAAGCCTCAGCCAGTCATTAAAAGTGGCGTCGCAGGCTCATAGTTCCTCAGAAGCGGCAGCCAGAATGCCGGTTCGCAAACTGTATGCCGAAGTCTATGCGCTAAACGAAGCCAGCAGCCCGACTGCCACCTCTGAACGAGTAAAAGAATTCCAGCAAGCTACTGCGGCATTCATCAAGGCGCATAGGGAACTCATGGTCAACATTGATCACCTGGACACACAGGAAGTCTTGGCCGAGATAAAGAACTTCTCTGACCGCGCCTCTTCGCTTCGCGAAGCATTTAATGCAACAAAAGACGGAGAGTAATAATCATGCCCAAAGTTAACGAAGATTTCCTTGCAGAAAAAGCAAATTATGCCTCGAAGTTGATTGATACCAGAAACAAGATCAACGAACTGCTGAACAGCGATCCGCCTCCGGAGAACGCCGACGAACTCATCCACCAGCGAAAAGGGCTGGCCCGGGAGGCCCAGCGCATCACCAATACCGTGGGAATTCTCATCGGTCAGAGCGCAGATGAAGCGGTCGAGGGAATACAGGCCAGTATTAAGCAAGTCGATGACTTCATCAGCCGTGTACAAACAGCTGCTCAGCTACTTAAGGGCGCTACCGCAATACTTGGCTTGGCCAGTGCCATAGCGATAGGCAGTGCAGCCGGTATCGTCACTGCTGCCGTCGGCTGTGTCACGGTACTCAAGGAAATGGACTGAAAGCTGATGGTGCGGCGTGGCTGGAGGAGTGCAACCTCCAGCCGGACGGGTACAGCTCATGCCTAAGGGGTTCTGTGCATTTTGCTCGGCACGGGGCCCCAACCACGACCATCCCGCCCCCGGTGACTCAACCCCGGCCACGGTGGCCTGACTCACGGGGTGCTCATCACGTACCTGTCATACCGCGCCAACCAGGCGCAGGGCTTAGCCGCGAATATCCCCGGGCCAGGCATGAATGCAGCGTTGCAGGTGCTCCCGGACTGCTACGAACAGGGTAACGCCCCAGGAGATTCATTCGGGGCACGCCAAATGCGCTGGGCCAAGGCGGCTCCCCCAGGTGGCTGAACACGCCCTGCCCCTAAAACACCCGGGACGTCGGTGCCTTGATGGCGGTCGAGCCCCGCCGCCGATGCGCCCCCGCGACAGGATCGAAGGCGCCCGCCTGATGGCGCTCCAGGGCGGCAAATACCTGCAAGCGGGCGCGATGCAAGAGCACGCGAACATGACTGCGGGAAATCCCCAACTGCCCGCCGATGGCCTCAAGCGCCTGGCCCTGGCGCTCACGCGACAACAAGACCCGGCGTTGCAACAGCGGCAGGCTGCTCAGCGTCTGCTCCAGGCAGCGACGCAGCTGCTCGGCGCACAGCAGGGCTTCCGGGCTGTCTTCGTGCCGCTCCAGCGGCGGCGTCCAGTCACCCTCTTCAGCGCAGCGCTGGTCGCCCGCCTGGGCCGGCCGCACGAAGCGACTCGCCTCGCGACGGCTCTGTACGTAGTGGGATTTGGCCGCGTTGGCGGTGATGGTCAGCATCCAGGTCTTGAGGCTGGAGCGGCACTGGAAGCCGCCAAGGTTGCGCACAATCGCCAGCCAGGCGTCCTGCACCACGTCATCGACGTGGCGCTGCCCGACAATCGCCTGGGCCACCGAGCGCATGGCGCCCTGATGCTGCCTGACCAGCTCGCAAAAGGCCCGCTGCTCGCCCGCCAACAGGCGCGGCAATAAGTGCAAGTCGTCGCTAACGGCGGTCAGCGGCAGGTGCTGCAAAGATTCCATGTCGAGGATCTCCATGCTCATCAGCTCGCCCCTTTTACCGCTGAGGCAACAATCCTACGAATGAGCCTAGGAAACGGATGCGCACTCGTGCACATTTTTCTCTGCCCGCCGCGTTCGGCTCGCTATGATGGTTGCCCATGACACCCAGCACGCCCATCCGCCAACCCTGTCCGCCCGGCGCCTGCATCTGCGAGCGCGAGCAGTTGCTGGACACCCCCGGAGCCGACCTGCGCATCCTCCTGCTCACGCGCCAGGAGGAAAAACGCCTGCTCGAACGCCTGGAGAACCTCAAGGACCTGGCCGACCTGGAACACATGCAGCGCCAGATGCTGGAAAAACTCGGCATCCGCGTGCAGATCACTCCCAGCGACAATGAAGTGCGCAGCATGCGCGGGATCGCCATCACCCTGGGCGAGTTGCCCGGCCTGTGCCGCAAGACCCGGCAATCGATTCCGGCCGCCATTCGCCGGGCCATGGAGAACCGCCCGGAAATCGCCTACCGCCTGCTCGATGCCCAGGACTTGCTGCGCGATACCTGACGGCAAGTTTCAGCTACCAGCAGCAGGCTTGCGGCTTGTGGCTTGTGGCTCAAAGCTGGAAACTTGCCGCTGCTTTTTCCAGGACTCCCCTCATGCAAAACACCCCACTGAACGCCGCCGACTTCGAGGCGATCGAAGACACCCTGCTCCAGTACGGCGACGACCACTCGGTGCTCAATCCCTGCGAGCTGGACGGCTACTTCACCGCGCTGGTGTCGGGCCCGGCTCAAGTCGATATCGCCGAATGGTTCCCGGGTATCTGGGGCGGCGAAAACCCGGCCTGGGAAACCCCGGAGCAATGCCGGCAGTTCATCGACCTCTGCGTGCGCCACATCAACACCCTGGCCGAGCAACTGACCAACGCCCCGCAAGCGTTCAAGGCGCGCTTCGAACAGACCGAGCACCAGGGCCAGGACCTGCTGCTGGCCGAAGAATGGTGTTTTGGCTACCTGCGCGGGGTGGCCGTGGGCAACTGGCCAGAGATGCCGGCGCCGCAGGTGCGGACGCTGCAGTTGATCATCGACTGCGCCGAACAGGACAACTTCGAACTGCCGGCCGACCTGAACCTGGACCAGCATCGCCAGCAAGTGGCGGCCATCGAACCGGCCGCCCGCGCGCTGCATGCCTACTGGGCGGCGCAGCGCTGAAATAGACCGCCCCCCAATAAAAAACGCCGCTGGCCCTGAACAGAGCAAGCGGCGTTTTTCATGGCGCCCGGCTTACAGCAACTTGCGCTGCACTGCCTCATCCAGCGTACTGCGAGTCAACTCCCCGACCAGGTCGCGGGTGTCCGCCTGGAAAGGAATGGTGACGATCAGCAACAAGTGCATCCAGGTGCGCACCGACTCGCTCTTGCGAATCCGCCCCAGCTCCTTGCCGTCCTTGTCCTTGAACACCGTCTCCAGGGTGAAGGTGTTCTTGGCGGTGGACGGAATCACGAAGAAGGTGGCGCCGGTGATGATGGCCGAGGCCATGCTGAACTGTTCGTTGTTGTACAGGGTGGCTTCGGCATACAGGTCCGATTCGACCTTGTCGGTGCTGACCCGGGCAAAGCGCCCGGACTGGCGGTAGGTGTCGGCCACCGCCACTTCCCAGGCGGCTGCCGGGGCGCCGGCGGCGGTATTGGCCGGCCCGCCATTGACCTGGTTCAGCGCCGTGGTGCGCACAAAGACCGTCGGCTTGTGCTCGGCCACCTGGGCCACCGGCGGCCAGGTCTTGACCGGGGCCAGTTCGTGTTGCGAGTACGACACGCAGCCGCTCAGCAGCATTGCGCCGAGTACCAGGACGTGCTTGATGAAACCCGACATGTATCTCTCCTTGATCCTAGCGTTGCGCCAACCGGGCGCTGGCGTTGTCCAGCAACTTGGCAACCAGTTCGTTCAGCTGTTTGGCGCCCTGGGTCGGGGCCCAGTACTCGCGGCCATACAGGCCGACGTTGCGCTCGAACTTGAGCTGCTCCCTGGCGCTGGCCAGTTCCTTGCCGTTGCGGTCGACGATCGACAGGTCGCCGGCCAGGTCGAAGCTATCGACGTAGATCGGACCGTTGACCCAGATCCACACGGTCAGGGTCAGCAAGGCCCCGGGCAGGTAGCCCGGATGGGGCGCGCGGTGGCCCTTGAGGGAGGTCATGTTGAATTTCAGCACCACGTCGTCCTCACCCAGGCGGGTGGGGAACTCGCTGAGCTGCTGGAAGTAGCCGGCGCTCTTGACGTAGGGGGTCAACTGGGCGGTGAGCGAACGGCTGATGGCCGTGCGCGTGGCTTCGTCGATACCGGGGGCGGTGACCTGGACATCGGCGATTTGCGCGGTGCGCGGGCTGCTGATGGGCGCGGGATGCAACGGCGCGCCCAGCGGGCCGGTGACGTTGTAGGAGACACAGCCGGTCAGCGCCAGGGTGGCGATGAGGGCGGCGGCCCCGAGCAGGGTTCTGAACACGAAATATCCTTATTGAAAGACGAACAGCACCAACGTCTCGACCCCAGCGCCCAGAACTTTAGGAAAACCTCGCATCCAGCCGGAGCTACAGGTCCTGCCCCTGGCCGCATTGATAATCCTCTGCATGGGCCTGGAGCATATTGAACAGGTGTTCCTGAGGCATCGCGCAGTCCTGCAACGATTCGGGGGCCACCCCGTTCCATTGCTCATCGGGGTCGCTTTCGATAATCAGCAGCGGCACCTGGGCGTCGTTGCAGAAGGCGAGGATGTCCCGCAGTTCCTGTTCACGTTGCACATGGTCGTTGTGAAACAGCCTGGCGCTGTAGAAGAAGCCCTCGGCGCCACGGCGCAGATAGCCCTGGGCAACGCTCAGGGACAGGCCCAGGCGCTGATGGAGAAACTTGACCAGCGCCAGGC encodes the following:
- a CDS encoding LysE family translocator — protein: MDLATLSLFIPACFALNMAPGPNNLLSVSNATRYGYRHSCLAGAGRLLAFAAMIALAAAGLAVVLQTSELLFHAIKILGAGYLLYLAWQLWRAAPGTEASEDRARAGLWALARQEFLVAAGNPKAILIFTAFLPQFVDPAQPMGPQFLVLGALFLGLEWIAICAYAYMGLHMRRWLAEPRGKRLFNRGCALLLSGAASVLLMARRG
- a CDS encoding AidA/PixA family protein, whose product is MNDNIVDILITIDVDTILESAEKGLFRLSQNASTPSQLYNIYDGDDRLSDQVIYMVVRRSNADGADGGSELAVNLRQGDQLRWRATSLSKGLYYSVILYQYTQTHPPLSEDPNPYLTNVVPTVLPSTPLPIINPDNPAGQPTAQSVRTFYWQADATRVCTRVTYTWSFMIVDRDNKVLGYCSWDPYFSIR
- a CDS encoding alpha/beta fold hydrolase codes for the protein MPQAPHQLLFLPGASGNRQFWQPLGAQLRHPARQVHLGWPGFGDTPARDDVQGMNDLLDLVLQRIDQPTALVAQSMGGIIAVQAALARPELITHLVLSVTSGGVDMGELGASDWRNDYTAAYPQLPRWFVDDHSDLGPRLGELGMPVLLLWGDCDPISPVAVGQRLAALLPNACLRIVPGAEHDLGLSHATEVAPWLDQHLNGESIGDA
- a CDS encoding RNA polymerase sigma factor — translated: MSMEILDMESLQHLPLTAVSDDLHLLPRLLAGEQRAFCELVRQHQGAMRSVAQAIVGQRHVDDVVQDAWLAIVRNLGGFQCRSSLKTWMLTITANAAKSHYVQSRREASRFVRPAQAGDQRCAEEGDWTPPLERHEDSPEALLCAEQLRRCLEQTLSSLPLLQRRVLLSRERQGQALEAIGGQLGISRSHVRVLLHRARLQVFAALERHQAGAFDPVAGAHRRRGSTAIKAPTSRVF
- a CDS encoding UPF0149 family protein, encoding MQNTPLNAADFEAIEDTLLQYGDDHSVLNPCELDGYFTALVSGPAQVDIAEWFPGIWGGENPAWETPEQCRQFIDLCVRHINTLAEQLTNAPQAFKARFEQTEHQGQDLLLAEEWCFGYLRGVAVGNWPEMPAPQVRTLQLIIDCAEQDNFELPADLNLDQHRQQVAAIEPAARALHAYWAAQR